CAGGCCGAACTCGAGGCCGTGATCGACGAGCTCAACGCCGACCCCGCGTGCACCGGGTACATCGTTCAGTTGCCCCTGCCGAAGCACCTCGACGAGAACGCGATCCTCGAGCGCATCGACCCGGCCAAGGACGCGGACGGGTTGCATCCCGTCAACCTCGGCAAGCTGGTCCTCAACGCGACTGCCCCGCTGCCGTGCACCCCCAATGGCGCCATCCACCTCCTGCGGCGATTCGGTGTCGACCTCGACGGCGCGCACGTGGTGGTGATCGGCCGCGGGGTGACCGTGGGGCGGCCGATCGGGCTGATGCTCACCCGCCGCAGCGAGAACTCGACCGTCACCCTGTGCCACACCGGCACGCGTGACCTGGCCGCCGAGACGCGGCGTGCCGACGTGATCGTGGCCGCCGCGGGCGTCGCCCACATGCTCACCCCGGACATGGTCAAGCCGGGCGCCGCGATCCTCGACGTGGGGGTCTCCCGGCTCGACGGGAAGCTCGCGGGGGACGTCCATCCCGACGTCTGGGACGTCGCGGGCGCGGTGTCCCCGAACCCGGGCGGGGTCGGTCCGCTCACGCGGGCGTTCCTGCTGGCCAACGTGGTCGAGCGGTGCGAGCGACTCGCGGCCGACACCTGAGGCCGATATGACCCACCCCGCCCCCGACCGGCCCCGGCCGACCGACGCCCGGCCGCGACGCACCAGGCCCGCACGGCTGCGGTGGTCGCAGATCCGGGCCCAGTGGCCGCTCGCGCTGGTGCTCGCCGGGTTGGCGGTGGCGCTGGGGTTCGTGATGTTCGAGCGGTGGCGCCGCGGGGCGTTCCTGCTGGGGCTCATGGCCCTGGCCGCCGGGGTCCTGCGGGGCGTGGTTCCGGACGAGCGCGCACGGCTCCTCGGCGTGCGGAGCAAGGGCTTCGACGTGGCCTTCTACGTGGCGATCGGCGCGGTCGTCCTGTGGCTCGCGACGTCCATCGACTCCCTCGGGACGGGCTGAGCGCGAGGGGCTGAACGCGACGGGCTGTGCTCGGGACGAGAAGAGCTCGGGACGGGCTGATGACGGCCAGTCGCGCGCCGGACTAGTTCAGTCGCAGCGGCACGCCCTCGCGGACGTGCTCGCGGACGCCGCTCGATGCGAGCAGCACGCCCATCGCCACCAGTGCGCACAGGGAGAGCACGCTACCCAGCACCGAGATGAACGTGACGCTGTCCACCACCATCCGGGCGATCGAGCTCATGACCAGTAGCGCCACCGCCACCCCGATGACGACGCGGGCCGCTCGGTGGGCGCGCCAGAGCAACACCGCGCCGGCGATCAGCAGCAGCCCCAGCACGAGTGACGACACGGCGGTGACCGCCATCGGGCCGTAATCGGTGGTCTCGTCGCCTCCGCTGGCGGTGGCGGTGAGTCCCAGCAGCGTGGCGAAGCCGATGGACACACCGATGATGCCGAGCCCCACTGCCAGTCCCGTCAGGCCGAGGGCAGCGGGCCGGGGGGTGTGGTCGTGGTCCGTCATGCGTGTCCTCGTGTTCGGTCAGGGGAGCCCTGCGCGGCGAGTTCCATGGTCCTGACGAGCATGGGGCCCACCACGTCGGACTCGGTGAGGAATCCATCGTGGCCGGCCGGGCTGTCGATCACCACGAGTGGATCGGCGCCGGGGAGGAGCTCGGCGAGTTCCTCCTGTTGACGCAGGGGGTAGAGGCGGTCGGTGGTCACACCACCGATCACGCACGGGACGGGACACGAGCGCAGCGCCTGCTCGACCCCGCCGCGGTCCAGACCGACGTCGTGGCGGTTGAGCGCGTCGGTGAGCAGGACGTAGGTGCAGGCGTCGAAGCGTGAGACCAGCTTGCCGGCCTGGTGGTCGAGGTAGGACTGCACGGCGAACCGCCCCGACATCGACAGGTCTTCGCCCCGTGGGTCCTCCCCGGGCTGCGGTCGGTTGGCGAAGCGCTCGTCCAGTTCCAGCTCGCCCCGGTAGGACAGGTGCGCGATGCGCCGGGCGATTCCCAGACCGGCGACGGGGGTGCGACCCGTGCCGTGGTACCCCCCCTGCTGCCAGTGCGGGTCGGAGGTGACGGCCATGATCTGCGCCGTCTGGACGCCGATCTGGTCGGCGGAGGCGCGAGCCCCGACCGCCAGTACACAGCCCGCCCGGACGCGTTCCGGGTAGGTGACCATCCATTCGAGCGTCCTGGCCCCGCCCATGGAGCCGCCGATCACCGCCGCCCAACTCCCGATCCCCAGCAGGTCGGCCAGTACCCGCTCGGCCTCGACCATGTCGCGGACGGACACGGCGGGGAAGCGGGCGCCCCAGTAGTGGCCGTCGGGATGGAGTGAACTGGGGCCCGTCGAACCGCGGCATCCTCCGAGCACGTTGACGGACAGGACGCAGTAGCGGTCGGTGTCCAGCGGCAGTCCGGGTCCGACGAGTCCGTTCCACCATCCGGGTGTCGGGTGCAGCGAGTCGACGGAGCCGACGACATGCGAGTCGCCGGTGAGGGCGTGCTCGACCAGGACGATGTTGGACAGATCCTCCGCGAGCCGTCCCCACCGCTGCACCGCGAGGGTCACCCCCGGGAGTACGACACCCGTGACCAGCGTGAGGTCGCCGATGGCGACGCGGCCGAGGGTGCCGTCGCCCGGGGGCAACAGCGCGAGTGGATCGGTGGGGCGGATCATGCGGTCGGGCGTCAGGAGAGCGCGGCGAAACCGAGCTCGAGGTCGCCGATGATGTCATCGACGGCCTCGATGCCCACCGACAGGCGGATGGTCGCGATGGTGACCCCCGCGATCGCGTTGGCCTCGGGGGTGCCCTGTGAGTGGGTGGTGGTGGCCGGGTGGCACACCAGCGAGCGGACGTCACCGATGTTGACCAGGCACGAGTGCAACTTGAGCGCGTCGATGAACTTCCAGGACTGCGCCTTGACGTCCTCCTCGGAGGCGCCCTGCGGCACCGCGAGGTCGAACGTGACGATCGCGCCGGCACCCTTGGGCGACAACTTCTTCTGCAGCCCGTTGTAGGGCGAGGAGGTCAGGCCGGCGTACTGGACGGCTGCCACGTCCTCGCGCGCCTCGAGCCACTCGGCGACCCGCTGCGCGTTGGACACGTGGCGCTCGATCCGCAGGCTCAGCGTGTCGATGCCCTGGACCAGTGTCCAGGCGTTGAACGGGGACGCGGCCGCACCGGTGTCGCGAAGGAGCGTCACGCGGGCCTTGAGCGCCAGCGCGGGCGCTCCGAGATCGGCGTAGACGAGGCCGTGGTACGCGGGGTCAGGGGTGGTGAAGGACGGGAACACATCCTCACCGTCGCGCTGCACGCGCCAGTCGAACTTTCCGCCGTCGACCAGGACGCCACCGAGGGAGGCTCCGTGGCCGCCGAGGTACTTGGTGGCCGAGGAGACCACGACGTCCGCGCCCAGCTCCAGCGGGCGGATGAGGTACGGGGTGGCCACCGTGTTGTCGATGACGAGCGGAACCTGGTTGTTGTGCGCGACCTCGGCGATGGCCGGGATGTCCAGGATGTCGTTCAGCGGATTCGAGATGGACTCGCCGTAGAACAGCTTCGTGTTCGGTCGCACCGCTGCCTGCCAGGAGGCGGGGTCGTCCGGGTTCTCCACGAACGTGGTCTCGATGCCGTACTTGGGCAGCGTGTGCCGGAGCAGGGTGTCGGTACCGCCGTAGAGGCGGGGGGAGGCCACCACGTGGCCGCCCGACTGGGCGATCGCCTGGATGGCGGCGGTCTCGGCGGCCTGGCCGGACGCGAACAGCAGACCGGCGACGCCACCCTCGAGCGAGGCGATGCGATCCTCCGCCGCGGCGACCGTCGGGTTGGTGATCCGGGTGTAGATCGGACCCATCTCGGCGAGCGCGAACCGGTCCGCAGCCTGCTTGGCGTCCGCGAAGACGTAGGAGGTGGTCTGGTAGATCGGCAGATTGCGAGCTCCGGTGTCGGAGTCGACGGGCTGCCCCGCGTGGATCTGACGGGTCTCGAAGGCCCAGTCGGGATTGCTGTTGTCGTACGTCATAGGGGCGGAGCCCCTCCTCTCGTCAGAAGGGTCCGGCCGCTTGACGACAGCGGACCCGCGCTTGCCTGTCACCCGGGTGGGTGGTGGCCAGGTCGTCTCCCGGGGCACCCCACCGCGGTGGAGGGTTGCCGTCCAACGAGCCGGGGCTTGTCGCTGGAACTCATGACCTGGGGAGAGGTTAGCCTAAGCCGCTCGGCGGCGGCAACGAGGGGTAACGGGATCGAGCGGCCCCTGACGGACCGGACGGGTCCGTAAGATGAGGCGTACGTCACAATGTTCGCCGACAACGCCGGCCCCAGCAGGGCGAGCGGAGAAAGAGGGCCCGATGTCGAAGATCAAGGTCGAGGGGACGGTCGTCGAACTCGACGGCGACGAGATGACCCGCATCATCTGGAAGTTCATCAAGGACGAGTTGATCCATCCCTACCTGGATGTGGATCTCGAGTACTACGACCTCGGCATCGAGAACCGTGACGCCTCGGACGACCAGGTCACCGTGGATTCCGCCAACGCCATCAAGAAGCACGGCGTGGGCGTCAAGTGCGCCACCATCACTCCCGACGAGGCTCGCATGGAGGAGTTCGGACTGAAGCGGATGTACCGCTCGCCGAACGGCACCATCCGCAACATTCTCGGCGGGACGATCTTCCGCGCACCGATCATCATCTCCAACGTCCCCCGCCTGGTGCCGGGCTGGACCAAGCCGATCATCGTGGGCCGCCACGCCTTCGGCGACCAGTACCGCGCCACCGACTTCAAGGCTCCCGGCGCCGGCAAGGTCACCATCACGTTCACGCCGGCCGACGGTTCCGAGCCGATCGAGCACGAGATCGTCGAGATGCCGGAAGACGGCGGCGTGGTCATGGGCATGTACAACTTCACCAAGTCGATCGAGGACTTCGCACGCGCCTCGTTCAACTACGGGCTGCAGCACGACTACCCGGTGTACCTGTCCACCAAGAACACCATTCTCAAGGCCTACGACGGCGCCTTCAAGGACATCTTCCAGGACGTCTTCGACCGCGAGTTCAAGGCCGAGTTCGATGCCGCCGACCTGACCTATGAGCACCGCCTCATCGACGACATGGTCGCCTCCGCGCTCAAGTGGGAGGGCGGGTATGTCTGGGCCTGTAAGAACTACGACGGCGACGTGCAGTCCGACACGGTGGCCCAGGGCTTCGGTTCGCTGGGCCTCATGACCTCCGTCCTGCTCACCCCGGACGGTAAGACCTGCGAGGCCGAGGCCGCCCACGGAACCGTCACGCGCCACTTCCGGCAGCATCAGCAGGGCAAACCCACCTCCACCAATCCGATCGCCTCGATCTTCGCCTGGACCCGTGGGCTCGAGCACCGGGGCACGTTGGACAACACCCCAGAGGTCATCGAGTTCGCGCACCAGCTCGAGGACGTCGTCATCACGACCGTCGAGGGTGGCCAGATGACGAAGGATCTGGCCCTCCTCGTCGGGGAGGACCAGGACTACCTCACCACGGAGGACTTCCTGGCGGCACTGGACGAGAACCTGAAGCGCGCTCGCGCCTGAGCCGGGATCCCCGCAGCCTGAACCGTGGCCCCCGCGCCTGGACGGTGTGGGGGCCGCGGCCGTCGCCGGTGGGATAACGTGACCGGACAGTGGTCCAACTCACATATGGACCGG
This Dietzia psychralcaliphila DNA region includes the following protein-coding sequences:
- a CDS encoding bifunctional methylenetetrahydrofolate dehydrogenase/methenyltetrahydrofolate cyclohydrolase codes for the protein MTAIKLDGKLTRDEIVADLTDRVAALRDKGITPGLGTVLVGDDPGSHSYVKMKHRDCEQVGIASIRRDLPAETDQAELEAVIDELNADPACTGYIVQLPLPKHLDENAILERIDPAKDADGLHPVNLGKLVLNATAPLPCTPNGAIHLLRRFGVDLDGAHVVVIGRGVTVGRPIGLMLTRRSENSTVTLCHTGTRDLAAETRRADVIVAAAGVAHMLTPDMVKPGAAILDVGVSRLDGKLAGDVHPDVWDVAGAVSPNPGGVGPLTRAFLLANVVERCERLAADT
- a CDS encoding DUF3017 domain-containing protein, with translation MTHPAPDRPRPTDARPRRTRPARLRWSQIRAQWPLALVLAGLAVALGFVMFERWRRGAFLLGLMALAAGVLRGVVPDERARLLGVRSKGFDVAFYVAIGAVVLWLATSIDSLGTG
- the metX gene encoding homoserine O-acetyltransferase MetX, whose product is MIRPTDPLALLPPGDGTLGRVAIGDLTLVTGVVLPGVTLAVQRWGRLAEDLSNIVLVEHALTGDSHVVGSVDSLHPTPGWWNGLVGPGLPLDTDRYCVLSVNVLGGCRGSTGPSSLHPDGHYWGARFPAVSVRDMVEAERVLADLLGIGSWAAVIGGSMGGARTLEWMVTYPERVRAGCVLAVGARASADQIGVQTAQIMAVTSDPHWQQGGYHGTGRTPVAGLGIARRIAHLSYRGELELDERFANRPQPGEDPRGEDLSMSGRFAVQSYLDHQAGKLVSRFDACTYVLLTDALNRHDVGLDRGGVEQALRSCPVPCVIGGVTTDRLYPLRQQEELAELLPGADPLVVIDSPAGHDGFLTESDVVGPMLVRTMELAAQGSPDRTRGHA
- a CDS encoding O-acetylhomoserine aminocarboxypropyltransferase/cysteine synthase family protein encodes the protein MTYDNSNPDWAFETRQIHAGQPVDSDTGARNLPIYQTTSYVFADAKQAADRFALAEMGPIYTRITNPTVAAAEDRIASLEGGVAGLLFASGQAAETAAIQAIAQSGGHVVASPRLYGGTDTLLRHTLPKYGIETTFVENPDDPASWQAAVRPNTKLFYGESISNPLNDILDIPAIAEVAHNNQVPLVIDNTVATPYLIRPLELGADVVVSSATKYLGGHGASLGGVLVDGGKFDWRVQRDGEDVFPSFTTPDPAYHGLVYADLGAPALALKARVTLLRDTGAAASPFNAWTLVQGIDTLSLRIERHVSNAQRVAEWLEAREDVAAVQYAGLTSSPYNGLQKKLSPKGAGAIVTFDLAVPQGASEEDVKAQSWKFIDALKLHSCLVNIGDVRSLVCHPATTTHSQGTPEANAIAGVTIATIRLSVGIEAVDDIIGDLELGFAALS
- a CDS encoding NADP-dependent isocitrate dehydrogenase, which codes for MSKIKVEGTVVELDGDEMTRIIWKFIKDELIHPYLDVDLEYYDLGIENRDASDDQVTVDSANAIKKHGVGVKCATITPDEARMEEFGLKRMYRSPNGTIRNILGGTIFRAPIIISNVPRLVPGWTKPIIVGRHAFGDQYRATDFKAPGAGKVTITFTPADGSEPIEHEIVEMPEDGGVVMGMYNFTKSIEDFARASFNYGLQHDYPVYLSTKNTILKAYDGAFKDIFQDVFDREFKAEFDAADLTYEHRLIDDMVASALKWEGGYVWACKNYDGDVQSDTVAQGFGSLGLMTSVLLTPDGKTCEAEAAHGTVTRHFRQHQQGKPTSTNPIASIFAWTRGLEHRGTLDNTPEVIEFAHQLEDVVITTVEGGQMTKDLALLVGEDQDYLTTEDFLAALDENLKRARA